The following proteins are encoded in a genomic region of Dokdonia donghaensis DSW-1:
- the rsmI gene encoding 16S rRNA (cytidine(1402)-2'-O)-methyltransferase, whose product MSKLYLVPTPIGNLEDMTFRAIRILKEVDLILAEDTRTSGKLLKYYEIGTQMMSHHMHNEHKTVDAIVKRIAAGETVACISDAGTPAISDPGFLLTRACVEAGIEVDCLPGATAFVPALVNSGFPNDKFVFEGFLPVKKGRQTRFLALQEETRTMIIYESPHKLVKTLGHFVAYFGEDRPVSVSREITKLHEETVRGTAAEVLAHYTNKPPKGEIVIIVGGKSK is encoded by the coding sequence ATGTCAAAACTTTATCTCGTACCCACACCTATAGGTAATCTAGAGGATATGACCTTCCGTGCCATACGCATACTTAAGGAGGTAGATCTTATTCTTGCAGAAGACACACGCACTAGCGGTAAACTCCTCAAGTATTATGAGATAGGTACCCAGATGATGAGCCATCATATGCATAACGAGCATAAAACGGTAGATGCTATCGTAAAGCGCATTGCTGCTGGTGAGACCGTGGCTTGTATAAGTGACGCTGGCACACCTGCCATCTCAGATCCAGGTTTTTTACTTACGCGTGCTTGTGTAGAGGCTGGTATAGAAGTAGACTGTTTACCAGGTGCAACGGCATTTGTACCTGCACTTGTAAATAGTGGCTTCCCTAATGATAAGTTTGTTTTTGAAGGTTTTCTCCCGGTAAAAAAAGGTCGCCAGACTCGGTTTCTTGCACTTCAAGAAGAAACACGCACGATGATTATTTATGAGTCGCCTCACAAGTTAGTAAAGACCTTAGGCCACTTTGTAGCATATTTTGGAGAAGACAGACCTGTCTCTGTATCTAGAGAGATTACAAAACTACACGAAGAAACCGTGAGAGGGACCGCAGCAGAGGTGCTAGCACATTATACAAACAAACCTCCTAAGGGTGAGATTGTCATCATAGTAGGTGGTAAAAGCAAGTAG
- a CDS encoding DoxX family protein, with product MKTQRIIYWIATIGICAIMLYSAQMYFRNTAMVEGFFESLNYPTYIVIPLAILKIAGVIMVLWRGIPWLTEWAYAGIFLDVVLAAAAHYNADQDITLTLVATVLVLTSYFFGKEVRPMYR from the coding sequence ATGAAAACACAACGCATCATTTACTGGATTGCTACCATAGGTATTTGTGCTATTATGCTTTACTCTGCGCAAATGTATTTTAGAAATACCGCAATGGTAGAGGGTTTTTTTGAATCTTTAAACTACCCCACGTATATTGTTATACCACTAGCCATACTTAAGATAGCAGGTGTAATTATGGTGCTATGGCGAGGTATTCCCTGGCTTACAGAATGGGCATATGCTGGTATTTTTCTTGATGTTGTACTCGCTGCAGCCGCACACTATAATGCAGACCAAGATATTACCCTCACACTTGTTGCAACGGTTCTCGTACTTACCTCTTACTTTTTCGGTAAAGAGGTACGACCTATGTATCGCTAG
- a CDS encoding TonB-dependent receptor plug domain-containing protein — MRILLSLFLLLSFTSYSQVITILDVDTREPIIGVAIFNNDKSKSALTDFDGKADVTAFAKAETLYFQEVAHKDAQYTKAQIAAFSNRIFLKQKDNQLTEIVLSASKFAQSRKNVPQKIVGLTSKDIIRANPQTAADLLETSGSVFVQKSQQGGGSPLIRGFSTNRLLITLDGVRFNTAIFRGGNVQNVISIDPFIINRTEVLLGPGSVIYGSDAVGGVMNFYTKQPKLSFSDSLTVTGTVVARVNTANNEKTGHFDITLGKRQWSFLTSASYSDYDNLRQGEHGPDDYLRSEYVQTIDGVDVAVTNDDPLVQVGSAFNSLNLMQKVRYTPNEKWDFNLGVIYAATSDYDRYDRLTRKRDGEFRSAEWFYGPQKWFMTNLQVNKEGNGQYYDRVIGTFTYQNSKESRNDRDFNATDFFETDESVDAISVGLDFVKKLETKRNKIFYGLEYIHNKVHSDGQVTDITTGDIANTASRYPDGSTWQSLAAYASAQIELSDKTHIQTGLRYNHILLAADFSDNNEFFAFPFQNADLSTGNLTGSFGVTHEVSKKVSVKANVGTAFRAPNIDDVGKIFDSEPGSVVVPNPDLKSEYAYNGELGVSLNFSNVLQFDVNGYYTLLENALVRRDFNLNGVTEIEYQGETSNVQAIQNASKAEVYGVEIGANANLTKHLKFTSQFNYTSGVEQEEDGSYVPFRHVAPLFGNGHLIWAKDKWTLDASVAYSGKFDFDELAPSQQSNSHLYALDGDGNPFSPSWYDLSIASRYVLSDSWSFTANLENITDQRYRTYSSGIAAAGRNLILAATYNF; from the coding sequence ATGCGCATACTTTTATCCCTATTTCTGCTGCTGTCTTTTACTTCTTACTCGCAGGTCATTACAATACTAGATGTAGACACGCGTGAGCCTATAATAGGGGTTGCTATCTTTAATAATGACAAGAGTAAAAGTGCACTCACAGATTTTGATGGTAAGGCAGATGTGACCGCTTTCGCGAAAGCGGAAACCCTTTATTTTCAAGAAGTCGCACATAAGGACGCTCAGTATACAAAAGCACAAATAGCAGCATTTTCAAACCGAATTTTTCTCAAACAAAAGGATAACCAGCTTACAGAAATTGTGCTCTCTGCTAGCAAATTTGCACAAAGCCGAAAGAATGTACCTCAGAAAATAGTAGGTCTCACCTCAAAGGATATTATAAGAGCAAACCCGCAAACAGCGGCAGATTTACTAGAGACAAGTGGGTCTGTTTTTGTTCAAAAAAGTCAGCAGGGTGGTGGTAGTCCACTCATACGAGGGTTCTCTACAAATAGACTACTTATCACATTAGACGGAGTGAGATTTAATACGGCAATATTTAGAGGAGGAAACGTGCAAAACGTGATATCTATTGATCCTTTTATTATAAACCGCACAGAAGTATTACTAGGGCCAGGTTCTGTAATTTATGGTAGTGATGCTGTAGGTGGAGTAATGAATTTTTATACAAAACAGCCCAAACTATCATTTTCAGACAGCCTTACGGTTACAGGTACAGTTGTAGCTAGAGTAAATACGGCCAATAATGAGAAGACTGGTCACTTTGATATCACACTGGGTAAGAGGCAGTGGTCTTTCCTCACAAGTGCTAGTTACTCAGATTATGATAACCTGCGACAAGGGGAGCACGGCCCAGATGATTACCTACGTTCTGAATATGTCCAGACTATAGATGGGGTAGATGTAGCTGTCACAAATGATGACCCACTGGTACAAGTAGGCTCTGCTTTTAACTCACTTAATCTAATGCAAAAAGTGAGATATACGCCTAATGAAAAGTGGGATTTTAACCTTGGGGTGATTTATGCAGCCACCTCAGATTATGATCGTTATGATAGATTAACGAGAAAACGTGATGGCGAATTTAGATCGGCAGAGTGGTTTTATGGCCCACAAAAGTGGTTTATGACTAACCTCCAAGTTAATAAAGAAGGTAATGGTCAGTACTACGATAGAGTGATAGGTACATTTACTTACCAGAATTCTAAAGAAAGTAGAAACGACCGGGATTTTAACGCGACAGACTTCTTTGAGACAGATGAGAGTGTAGATGCAATATCTGTAGGGCTAGATTTTGTTAAGAAGCTTGAGACTAAGAGAAACAAAATATTTTATGGACTTGAGTATATACATAACAAAGTACACTCAGATGGTCAAGTAACAGACATAACTACGGGTGACATTGCAAACACAGCGTCTAGATATCCAGATGGCTCTACCTGGCAATCGCTGGCAGCTTATGCTAGTGCGCAAATAGAGCTTTCTGATAAGACACATATACAAACGGGATTACGTTATAATCATATCTTACTAGCAGCCGACTTTTCTGATAATAATGAGTTTTTTGCATTTCCTTTTCAAAACGCAGACTTGAGTACGGGTAATCTCACTGGAAGTTTTGGCGTGACTCACGAGGTGTCAAAAAAAGTAAGTGTTAAGGCAAATGTAGGTACAGCTTTTAGAGCACCTAATATAGATGACGTAGGTAAAATTTTTGATAGCGAGCCAGGCTCTGTTGTTGTGCCTAACCCTGATCTTAAATCTGAATATGCCTATAATGGAGAGCTGGGAGTGAGTCTTAATTTTTCTAACGTACTACAGTTTGATGTAAACGGTTATTATACACTGCTGGAGAACGCGCTAGTGCGCCGCGATTTTAATCTTAATGGTGTTACAGAAATAGAGTATCAAGGTGAGACTAGTAATGTGCAAGCTATTCAAAACGCATCTAAGGCAGAGGTGTATGGTGTAGAGATAGGGGCAAATGCTAACCTCACAAAGCATTTAAAGTTCACAAGCCAGTTTAATTACACGAGTGGTGTAGAGCAAGAAGAAGATGGGAGTTATGTGCCTTTTAGACACGTGGCACCACTCTTTGGAAATGGGCATTTAATCTGGGCAAAAGATAAATGGACGCTTGACGCGTCTGTAGCATATAGCGGTAAGTTTGATTTTGATGAGCTTGCTCCTAGCCAGCAAAGTAACTCACACCTTTATGCACTAGACGGAGATGGTAACCCCTTCTCACCTAGCTGGTATGACTTGAGTATTGCTAGTAGATATGTACTTTCAGACAGCTGGTCTTTTACGGCAAATCTTGAGAATATTACAGACCAGCGTTACCGTACGTATTCTTCTGGAATAGCTGCTGCGGGAAGAAATTTAATACTTGCGGCGACTTATAATTTTTAA
- a CDS encoding thymidine kinase, whose translation MFLENTVNHKEQFGWIEVICGSMFSGKTEELIRRLKRAQFAKQKVEIFKPAVDVRYDEEMVVSHDSNEIRSTPVPAAANIPILADDCDVVGIDEAQFFDDEIVKVCNDLANRGIRVIVAGLDMDFKGNPFGPMPNLMATAEYVTKVHAVCTRTGNLAQYSYRKAQGQDIVMLGETEEYEPLSRAAYFKAMLRDRLRKMDVDQPEEITPTQKETPQDPG comes from the coding sequence ATGTTTCTCGAAAATACAGTAAATCATAAAGAGCAATTTGGCTGGATAGAAGTCATTTGTGGGTCGATGTTCTCTGGTAAAACAGAAGAACTCATCCGTAGGCTCAAGCGCGCGCAGTTTGCAAAACAAAAAGTAGAAATCTTTAAACCTGCGGTAGACGTGCGCTATGATGAAGAAATGGTAGTCTCTCACGACTCAAATGAGATACGATCTACACCTGTACCAGCAGCAGCAAATATTCCTATTCTTGCAGATGATTGTGATGTGGTAGGTATAGATGAAGCACAGTTTTTTGACGATGAGATTGTAAAGGTGTGTAATGATCTTGCAAACCGAGGTATAAGAGTAATCGTTGCTGGACTTGATATGGATTTTAAAGGAAACCCCTTTGGACCTATGCCTAACCTTATGGCAACAGCAGAGTATGTGACTAAAGTACACGCCGTTTGTACTCGCACAGGTAATCTAGCGCAATACAGTTATAGAAAAGCACAAGGCCAAGATATTGTAATGCTAGGCGAGACAGAAGAGTATGAACCCCTATCTAGAGCGGCATATTTTAAAGCAATGCTGCGTGATCGTCTTCGTAAGATGGATGTAGATCAACCAGAAGAGATAACTCCTACTCAAAAAGAGACTCCTCAAGACCCTGGCTAG
- the recO gene encoding DNA repair protein RecO: MLVKTEAIVFSALKYGEADLIVKAFTKSSGVKSYLLRNILKSKKGKLRVAMFQPLTHLEIEANHKDKGTLESIREAKVITHYTSLHTQVAKSAIVFFISDMLRSSVQEEEENAPLFEFLVASSLWLDLHSDIANFHLLFLVKLSGYLGFYPDDSEAHHLYFNLLDGYFESSERTLYSRSGEEIELLKRFLGINFDVLTQIKLNQKQRTSFLNILLQYYELHLQGFKKPRSLAVLNSIFS; this comes from the coding sequence ATGCTAGTAAAAACAGAAGCTATTGTTTTCTCTGCGCTTAAGTATGGTGAGGCAGACCTTATTGTAAAGGCTTTTACAAAAAGCAGTGGTGTCAAGTCGTACCTGCTCAGAAATATCCTTAAATCCAAAAAAGGAAAGCTACGTGTAGCAATGTTTCAGCCGCTCACCCATCTTGAGATAGAGGCAAACCATAAAGACAAGGGTACCCTCGAGAGTATAAGAGAAGCAAAAGTCATAACTCATTATACCAGCCTGCACACGCAGGTAGCAAAGAGTGCTATCGTTTTTTTTATATCAGATATGCTGCGATCTTCTGTGCAGGAGGAAGAAGAAAATGCTCCACTATTTGAGTTTCTGGTTGCCTCAAGCTTATGGCTAGATTTACATAGTGATATTGCAAATTTTCATCTACTATTTTTAGTGAAGTTAAGCGGTTATCTAGGCTTCTATCCAGATGATAGTGAGGCACATCACCTATATTTTAATTTGCTAGATGGTTATTTTGAGTCTTCAGAGCGCACCTTGTATAGTCGATCTGGAGAAGAAATTGAGTTGTTAAAAAGGTTCTTAGGCATAAATTTTGATGTACTTACACAAATCAAACTAAACCAAAAACAACGCACCTCCTTTCTCAATATACTGTTACAGTATTATGAGTTACATTTGCAAGGTTTTAAGAAACCTCGCTCACTAGCAGTGCTTAACTCAATTTTTAGCTAA
- a CDS encoding two-component regulator propeller domain-containing protein codes for MKTRFFLLILLTSFTVMSQDFSENWTAHYSYNRVSDMTSGNDRVYVASENAVFIYNTLDESIETRTTVNGLSGNVISAIYYSEGFDTLFIGYENGVIDVVVGNSTDVLTVVDIFNKPAIPPDRKRINHFEEYNGFVYISSSFGISLFELSQLEFDDSYFIGNGGGLLDIGSVAIQEPYIYAASIDGGVRRALVANDNIIDFNNWETIRTGSYQEIVSFNNDLYLQEDNQILISQDGVDYSIFESYPETVIDIRPNEDFLSVTYNATVLLYDENQNLAQTYGAIEGFTTRYTTTLTLQGEIFVGTLGSGVARFSSSNISDVIRLLPNGPLENEHFDVAASAGNVWSVFGDFDVSYNPFPLKTQGISKFTEGEGWSSINPGDLFGATNFVHVAVNSLDPTQLFASSFNGGLVEVLDATPSILYDENNSTLSPVATTTDDVRVNGGAYDAEGNFWVTNARSPLGLHKVSPAGQFSSFNTEEILAGSDANLDALAIGLDGVVFFGTDTRGVIAYNPANNEFARLAGEDGAANLPIDDIRSLAIDRNGALWIGTRLGLRVLFGPSQIFENSQISANAIIFLEDGLAQELLNDQVITDIIVDGANNKWLATADSGVFYVSPNGQETIFHFTTDNSPLPSNTVQSVAIDPETGSVYFGTVRGMVSFDGTSTAPADNLENVLIYPNPVRPGFNGNVRIEGLTARTNVKITDLVGNLVYEENTTGGSIEWDTTAFGRHKVASGVYLLLITGPPEEMQETTIEKVMIIR; via the coding sequence GTGAAGACGCGTTTTTTCTTATTGATTCTTCTCACATCATTTACAGTGATGTCGCAAGACTTTTCAGAAAACTGGACAGCACATTACTCTTATAACCGAGTGTCTGATATGACCTCTGGTAATGATAGAGTATACGTGGCTTCAGAAAATGCAGTTTTTATATATAACACACTTGATGAGTCTATAGAAACTAGAACCACCGTAAATGGTCTTTCTGGTAATGTAATATCTGCTATTTATTATAGTGAAGGTTTTGACACACTCTTTATAGGGTATGAAAATGGTGTTATAGATGTTGTAGTGGGTAATAGCACAGATGTTCTTACTGTGGTAGATATTTTTAATAAACCTGCTATCCCACCAGACCGTAAGCGCATTAATCATTTTGAAGAGTATAATGGCTTTGTTTATATATCCTCTAGTTTTGGTATTTCCTTATTTGAGCTTAGTCAGTTAGAGTTTGACGATTCTTATTTTATAGGCAATGGTGGTGGCTTACTAGATATAGGTAGTGTAGCCATACAAGAGCCATACATCTATGCCGCATCTATAGACGGGGGTGTGCGTAGAGCGCTTGTTGCAAATGATAATATTATAGATTTTAATAACTGGGAGACTATACGTACTGGATCTTACCAGGAGATTGTAAGTTTTAATAATGACCTTTACTTACAAGAAGACAACCAGATTCTTATCTCTCAAGATGGGGTAGATTATAGCATTTTTGAATCATACCCAGAGACGGTAATAGACATTAGGCCTAATGAAGATTTCTTATCTGTAACATATAACGCTACCGTCTTGCTCTATGATGAAAATCAAAATCTAGCACAAACCTATGGTGCGATAGAAGGTTTTACAACAAGATACACCACTACCTTAACATTGCAAGGAGAAATCTTTGTGGGTACGCTAGGTTCTGGGGTGGCTCGTTTCTCTAGTTCTAATATATCTGATGTTATACGATTATTGCCTAATGGTCCGCTTGAAAATGAACATTTTGATGTGGCTGCTAGTGCAGGAAATGTTTGGTCCGTTTTTGGAGATTTTGATGTTTCGTACAATCCTTTTCCTCTCAAAACACAGGGAATAAGCAAATTTACAGAAGGTGAAGGGTGGAGTTCTATAAATCCTGGAGATCTTTTTGGGGCGACAAATTTTGTGCACGTTGCTGTAAACTCCTTAGACCCTACACAGCTGTTTGCAAGTTCTTTTAATGGAGGGCTAGTTGAGGTGCTAGATGCAACACCAAGTATTTTATATGATGAAAATAATAGTACGCTATCTCCGGTAGCAACCACTACAGATGATGTACGTGTAAACGGAGGAGCGTATGATGCTGAGGGTAATTTCTGGGTGACTAATGCAAGATCACCCCTAGGCTTGCATAAGGTAAGTCCAGCAGGACAATTTTCTTCTTTTAACACAGAGGAGATTCTAGCCGGAAGTGATGCAAATCTTGATGCCCTTGCAATAGGTCTTGATGGCGTTGTGTTTTTTGGTACAGATACCAGAGGTGTGATTGCTTATAATCCCGCTAATAATGAGTTTGCAAGACTTGCGGGAGAAGATGGAGCGGCAAATCTACCTATAGATGATATACGCTCGCTAGCAATAGATAGAAACGGTGCTTTATGGATTGGAACACGATTAGGTCTTAGAGTACTATTTGGCCCATCACAAATTTTTGAAAACTCACAGATAAGCGCAAATGCAATTATATTTTTAGAGGATGGTCTAGCTCAAGAATTGCTTAATGACCAAGTGATAACAGATATCATTGTAGATGGAGCAAATAATAAGTGGCTTGCCACTGCAGACTCTGGTGTGTTTTACGTGAGTCCTAATGGTCAAGAAACCATTTTTCACTTCACTACAGATAACTCACCACTGCCGTCTAACACGGTACAATCTGTTGCGATAGACCCAGAGACGGGTAGTGTTTACTTTGGTACCGTAAGAGGTATGGTATCTTTTGATGGTACTTCTACCGCTCCTGCAGATAATCTGGAAAATGTACTTATATATCCTAACCCTGTGAGACCAGGCTTTAATGGTAACGTGCGTATAGAAGGACTTACCGCTCGTACTAATGTAAAAATTACAGACCTAGTAGGTAACCTCGTTTATGAAGAAAATACTACAGGTGGTAGCATAGAGTGGGATACAACAGCCTTTGGCCGTCATAAGGTGGCTTCTGGGGTATACTTATTACTCATTACCGGCCCTCCAGAAGAAATGCAAGAGACTACCATAGAAAAAGTGATGATCATACGATAA